A region from the Verrucomicrobiota bacterium genome encodes:
- a CDS encoding fibro-slime domain-containing protein, translating to MKIQSLFLLALLGMFAALDTRAASVTLTGTVRDFKAFGTPGGHADFEHFLGFDPGIVKTDLGLDGKPVYTGTAGNPTTTGATEFDQWYRDTAGVNLSTPHSITLTELVPGSGEFVFDSPSFFPIDGMLFNTGIPGPNYHFTFELHTTFTYVPGQTFEFRSDDELWVFIDKKLAIDLGGVHGAMTGSVALDTLSLTAGSTYSLDLFFAERHTVASSFKVTTSIPLVTVPVPNAFPSVYGAMVLGLAALAPGLHRRI from the coding sequence ATGAAAATTCAATCTCTCTTCCTTCTCGCCCTGCTCGGAATGTTCGCAGCCTTGGACACCCGGGCCGCCTCGGTCACGCTCACCGGCACCGTGCGCGATTTCAAAGCCTTCGGAACGCCAGGCGGCCACGCGGATTTCGAACATTTCCTTGGTTTCGACCCCGGCATCGTCAAAACCGATCTCGGCCTGGACGGTAAACCCGTCTATACCGGCACAGCCGGCAATCCCACCACCACGGGCGCAACCGAATTCGATCAGTGGTATCGCGACACCGCCGGGGTGAACCTCAGCACGCCGCACTCCATCACCCTGACGGAACTCGTCCCCGGTTCGGGGGAGTTCGTTTTCGATTCACCAAGCTTCTTCCCCATCGATGGCATGCTCTTCAATACGGGAATCCCCGGCCCTAACTACCACTTCACTTTCGAACTGCATACCACGTTCACTTACGTCCCTGGCCAAACATTCGAATTCCGCAGCGACGATGAACTTTGGGTTTTTATCGACAAGAAACTCGCCATCGACCTGGGCGGCGTCCACGGTGCGATGACCGGTTCCGTTGCATTGGACACCCTCAGCCTGACTGCAGGTTCGACTTACAGCTTGGATCTCTTCTTTGCCGAGCGCCACACGGTGGCCAGCAGCTTCAAGGTCACCACCAGCATCCCCCTCGTGACAGTTCCGGTTCCTAACGCTTTCCCGTCCGTTTATGGCGCGATGGTGCTTGGTCTGGCCGCGCTCGCTCCGGGCTTGCACCGACGGATCTGA
- a CDS encoding prepilin-type N-terminal cleavage/methylation domain-containing protein: MKTAISHLHRRTGFTLIELLVVIAIIAILASLLLPSLAKSKQLATGARCQSNQKQLGLSFLMYADDNQDQIVGMSTYRQGRDFWTGPKPVRNFTGSGRERALAEAHEGLRQGKLFPYANAVDAWHCPGDGRLKLQPGRGFAYDSYGGAGGLDGEDESNSIKKYSEIAFPTRNYVFVEEADDRGWNLGSWLIDPTPTTFTWVDAVAIWHNKKSTLSFADGHAVTKRWLGPAMLKASDVKGALKFGATASTALDKQDIWYMKYGYTHKRQAQFESQWTTVPFRP; the protein is encoded by the coding sequence ATGAAAACCGCCATTTCCCATCTGCACCGCCGAACTGGATTCACGCTGATCGAACTCTTGGTCGTCATTGCCATCATCGCCATCCTGGCATCCCTTCTTCTGCCGTCGCTGGCGAAGTCGAAGCAGTTGGCGACCGGAGCCCGATGTCAAAGCAATCAAAAGCAACTGGGCTTGTCCTTCCTCATGTATGCCGACGACAACCAAGACCAGATCGTCGGCATGAGCACTTACCGACAGGGACGGGATTTCTGGACCGGGCCCAAACCGGTGCGGAACTTCACCGGGTCTGGCCGCGAGCGGGCCCTGGCGGAGGCGCACGAGGGTTTGCGGCAGGGCAAGCTGTTCCCCTACGCCAACGCGGTCGATGCCTGGCATTGTCCAGGAGACGGACGGCTCAAGCTACAGCCCGGCCGCGGGTTTGCCTACGACAGCTACGGTGGCGCAGGCGGTCTGGACGGCGAGGACGAAAGTAATTCGATCAAAAAATACAGCGAGATAGCGTTTCCGACCCGTAATTACGTTTTTGTCGAAGAGGCTGACGACCGGGGCTGGAACCTTGGATCCTGGCTGATCGATCCCACGCCCACGACTTTTACGTGGGTGGATGCCGTGGCGATTTGGCACAATAAGAAGAGCACCTTGAGTTTTGCCGACGGGCATGCCGTGACCAAACGGTGGCTGGGGCCCGCCATGTTGAAAGCCTCGGATGTCAAAGGAGCTTTGAAATTCGGCGCCACTGCCTCCACCGCCCTGGACAAGCAGGACATTTGGTACATGAAGTACGGCTATACCCACAAACGGCAGGCCCAGTTTGAGTCCCAATGGACGACTGTGCCGTTTCGTCCGTGA